GCCGGTAACGGCAGACAAGGTGGCCCGTGGGCCGCCATTGAAAAGGATTCCGCATGAAGATTACCGAACTGGTCGATCATATCGCCAGCGCCGCCGATCTCTCCAAAGCCGACGCCCGCAAAGCCGTCGACGCACTGGTCGCCGCTGTCACCGACGCCGCCAAGGCGGGCGACGAGGTGACGATCCCCGACCTGGGCAAGTTCAAGACCAAGGATGTGCCCGCCCGCGAAGGCCGCAACCCCGCCACGGGGGCGACGATCACGATCGCCGCCTCGCGCAAGCTGACATTCACGCCAGCGAAAGCGCTGAAGGACAGTCTGAACGGCTGACCGCCGAACCAAAGAAAGGCGGCGGAAATGCTCCGCCGCCCCCTTCCTGATCGA
This genomic stretch from Gluconacetobacter diazotrophicus PA1 5 harbors:
- a CDS encoding HU family DNA-binding protein, yielding MKITELVDHIASAADLSKADARKAVDALVAAVTDAAKAGDEVTIPDLGKFKTKDVPAREGRNPATGATITIAASRKLTFTPAKALKDSLNG